A genomic segment from Lignipirellula cremea encodes:
- a CDS encoding DUF1501 domain-containing protein, producing the protein MNPSMTRRDALRTSAAGFGSLALAALCRQAQAADGYVSPLAARQPHFPAKVKRVIFMFMEGGPSHVDTFDYKPELYKADGKALPYEQPKAGTVGKEPKLMKPPFKFAQHGESGLWISEVLPHLARHADDLCLINGMFHDTGLHEAGCVMMHTGEFRFTRPSIGSWITYGLGSESENLPAYVSVNPRDRNESSGCYSNAFLPAVHHATIMRGVSKLGVQKSPPIRNVNNPILSTSEQRRQLDFVQRLNVRYQQQKQSDSQIDAVIESFERAYRMQSAVPGLLEVGSETKETLELYGLKSDGSGNAFAVQCLLARRMAEAGVRFIEISQGGWDHHAGIATGIPNACRGIDQPIAGLITDLKQRGLWNDTLLVWGGEFGRTPVLEQKPNNNHGRDHNGAGFTYWLAGGGVKGGLRYGATDELGYFAAENKVKVHDLHATVLHLLGLDHQKLTYRYGGRDYTLTDVDGEVVRDILA; encoded by the coding sequence ATGAACCCCTCCATGACACGCCGCGACGCGCTGCGCACCAGCGCCGCCGGTTTCGGTTCTCTCGCGCTGGCGGCTCTGTGCCGGCAAGCCCAGGCCGCTGACGGCTACGTCAGTCCGCTCGCGGCGCGCCAGCCGCACTTTCCCGCCAAGGTGAAGCGGGTGATCTTTATGTTCATGGAAGGCGGACCGTCGCACGTCGATACATTCGACTACAAGCCCGAACTCTATAAGGCGGACGGCAAGGCTCTCCCCTACGAGCAGCCGAAGGCCGGCACGGTCGGCAAAGAGCCGAAGTTGATGAAGCCGCCATTCAAGTTCGCTCAGCACGGGGAAAGCGGACTCTGGATTTCCGAAGTGCTGCCGCATCTGGCCCGGCATGCCGACGACCTGTGCTTGATCAACGGCATGTTCCACGACACGGGCCTGCACGAGGCGGGCTGCGTGATGATGCACACTGGCGAGTTTCGTTTCACGCGGCCGTCGATCGGTTCGTGGATCACCTACGGTCTAGGGAGCGAATCGGAGAATCTGCCGGCCTACGTTTCGGTCAATCCTCGCGACCGCAACGAGTCGAGCGGCTGCTACTCGAACGCCTTCCTGCCCGCCGTTCATCACGCAACGATCATGCGCGGCGTGTCGAAGCTCGGCGTCCAGAAGTCGCCGCCGATCCGCAACGTCAACAACCCGATTCTCTCCACCAGCGAGCAGCGCCGGCAGTTGGACTTCGTCCAGCGGCTCAACGTCCGCTACCAGCAACAGAAGCAGTCCGACAGCCAAATCGACGCGGTCATTGAGTCGTTCGAGCGGGCCTATCGCATGCAATCGGCCGTGCCGGGGCTGTTGGAAGTAGGAAGTGAGACTAAGGAGACCCTTGAACTGTACGGCTTGAAATCCGATGGCAGCGGCAACGCTTTCGCAGTGCAGTGCCTGTTGGCGCGGCGGATGGCCGAGGCCGGAGTACGGTTCATCGAGATCTCGCAAGGGGGTTGGGATCATCACGCCGGCATCGCTACGGGCATCCCCAATGCGTGCCGCGGCATCGATCAACCGATCGCCGGGCTGATTACCGACTTGAAGCAGCGAGGTCTGTGGAACGACACGCTGCTCGTGTGGGGCGGTGAATTCGGCCGCACGCCGGTGCTCGAGCAAAAGCCGAACAACAATCACGGCCGCGACCACAACGGGGCCGGTTTCACCTACTGGCTGGCCGGCGGCGGCGTGAAAGGCGGCCTGCGTTACGGGGCGACCGACGAACTGGGCTATTTCGCAGCGGAGAATAAAGTGAAGGTCCACGACCTGCACGCCACGGTGCTGCACCTGCTCGGCCTGGACCACCAGAAGCTGACCTACCGCTACGGCGGCCGAGACTACACGTTGACCGACGTCGATGGCGAAGTGGTTCGCGACATCCTGGCGTGA
- a CDS encoding PSD1 and planctomycete cytochrome C domain-containing protein, which translates to MAKIPMPQTKQRGPSAIRPMDVRTSKLFLTLNFVLRILALVILPSSFAAADEGTDFFEAKIRPVLVEHCYACHSADAARAKKLKGDLLLDTRDGIRKGGESGPAVVPGKVKESVLISAIRHESFEMPPKGKLPEAVIADFVKWIEMGAADPRDGTSVVKKYEIDIEAGRKFWSFRPLAEVAVPQVRDAKWPRGEIDRFVLSKLEENSLAPLAVAEPRDLVRRLYFDLLGLPPTLEEIDRFLAAAQRDREGAVAALVDELLKSPHFGERWGRHWLDVARYGESNGAPKNNNQWFAAWRYRDYVIASFNADKPYDQFLREQIAGDLLPYDNDAQRDEQLMATAFLALGSKPDGNVRMDVLAEQLDTVGRSLLGIAIGCARCHDHKFDPVTTHDFYAMAGIFNNTGVNDDAPIVPATRGRSPEGKKRLAIEGAAFATMHSVTTKLEDALAEAGLMKLPDESWQDSLQRYPNAGQRAKLEPLLADLAKAEAELEKLLASPPAEIVDTMSATDRLAPGNKQDLQVRIRGNEDNLGDVVPRGIMQVLYTGDAPEIPAKSSGRLQLAEVLEHHPLAARVMVNRVWHHLFGRGLVRTVDDFGTMGERPTHPELLEWLAGRFVADGYSLKQTVRRIVLSRAYQLTAADPPSDRYRQVDSDNALLWRHSPRRLDGEALRDSILCVSGSLIRRPPTRFENDLHAFRMTDARTLDRLDFRTVFLPVHRGARIDLLAAFNFPPSDLVIGRRETPSVPTQSLFLMNSPLVLEHANRAALRLLNSAATDEERVQLAYSLFFGRSATADEQQEGLVFLGQTSAAGDGRLAQRQVWAEFCQALFCSAEFRFLR; encoded by the coding sequence ATGGCGAAAATCCCCATGCCCCAAACGAAGCAACGCGGCCCGAGCGCCATTCGGCCGATGGACGTTCGAACATCGAAGTTGTTTCTGACTTTGAATTTCGTGCTTCGCATCTTGGCCCTGGTGATCTTGCCGTCTTCATTTGCCGCGGCCGACGAGGGAACCGACTTCTTCGAGGCGAAGATTCGCCCGGTGCTGGTCGAGCATTGCTACGCCTGCCATTCGGCCGATGCCGCCCGGGCGAAGAAGCTCAAGGGAGACTTGCTGCTCGACACGCGGGACGGGATCCGCAAAGGGGGCGAGAGCGGTCCGGCGGTTGTTCCCGGCAAGGTCAAGGAGAGCGTGCTGATTTCGGCGATCCGGCACGAGTCGTTTGAGATGCCCCCCAAGGGCAAATTGCCCGAGGCGGTGATCGCCGACTTCGTGAAGTGGATCGAGATGGGAGCGGCCGATCCGCGAGACGGTACGTCGGTTGTGAAGAAGTACGAGATCGACATCGAAGCCGGGCGCAAGTTCTGGTCGTTCCGCCCGCTGGCCGAGGTCGCCGTCCCGCAGGTGCGCGATGCGAAGTGGCCGCGCGGCGAGATCGATCGGTTTGTGCTGAGCAAGCTGGAGGAGAACTCGCTGGCGCCGCTGGCCGTCGCCGAGCCGCGCGACCTGGTGCGGCGGTTGTATTTCGACTTGCTCGGGCTGCCGCCGACATTGGAGGAGATCGACCGGTTCCTCGCCGCCGCCCAGCGCGACCGCGAGGGGGCCGTCGCGGCGCTGGTGGATGAGTTGCTCAAGTCGCCGCATTTCGGCGAACGATGGGGCCGGCACTGGCTCGACGTGGCCCGGTACGGCGAATCGAACGGCGCGCCCAAGAACAACAATCAATGGTTCGCCGCTTGGCGTTATCGCGATTACGTCATCGCCTCGTTCAACGCCGACAAGCCGTACGACCAATTCCTGCGCGAACAGATTGCCGGCGACCTGTTGCCCTACGACAACGACGCGCAGCGCGACGAGCAACTGATGGCCACGGCGTTCCTGGCATTGGGCAGCAAACCCGACGGCAACGTGCGGATGGATGTGCTCGCGGAGCAGCTCGACACGGTCGGTCGTTCGCTGCTGGGGATCGCCATCGGCTGTGCCCGCTGCCACGATCACAAGTTTGATCCGGTGACGACCCACGACTTCTACGCGATGGCGGGGATCTTCAACAACACGGGCGTCAACGACGACGCGCCGATCGTGCCAGCCACGCGCGGGCGGAGCCCCGAGGGGAAAAAGCGGCTGGCCATCGAAGGCGCGGCATTCGCCACGATGCACAGCGTGACGACGAAACTCGAAGACGCGCTGGCCGAAGCCGGCTTGATGAAGCTGCCCGACGAATCGTGGCAGGACTCGCTGCAGCGTTATCCGAATGCCGGCCAGCGGGCCAAGCTGGAGCCGCTGTTGGCCGATCTGGCCAAGGCCGAAGCGGAACTGGAGAAGCTGCTGGCATCGCCCCCCGCCGAGATCGTCGACACGATGTCGGCGACCGATCGTCTGGCGCCCGGCAACAAGCAGGACCTGCAAGTTCGCATCCGCGGCAACGAAGACAATCTCGGTGATGTTGTGCCGCGCGGGATCATGCAGGTGCTGTACACGGGTGACGCGCCGGAGATTCCGGCCAAGTCGAGCGGCCGGCTGCAACTGGCCGAAGTGCTGGAGCACCATCCGCTTGCTGCCCGCGTGATGGTCAATCGTGTGTGGCACCACTTGTTTGGCCGCGGCCTGGTGCGGACCGTGGACGATTTCGGCACGATGGGCGAACGGCCGACCCATCCCGAATTGCTGGAGTGGTTGGCCGGCCGCTTTGTGGCCGACGGTTATTCGCTCAAGCAAACCGTGCGGCGGATCGTGCTCAGCCGGGCATATCAATTGACGGCGGCCGACCCGCCGAGCGATCGCTATCGGCAAGTGGATTCGGACAACGCGCTGCTGTGGCGGCACAGTCCGCGTCGACTCGACGGCGAGGCCCTGCGCGACAGCATTCTGTGCGTCAGCGGCAGTCTGATCCGCCGACCGCCCACGCGCTTCGAAAATGACCTGCACGCTTTCCGCATGACCGACGCGCGGACGCTCGACCGGCTCGATTTTCGCACCGTCTTTCTGCCCGTGCATCGGGGCGCGAGGATCGACCTGTTGGCGGCGTTCAACTTTCCGCCGTCGGACTTGGTGATCGGTCGGCGCGAAACGCCCTCGGTGCCGACGCAATCGCTGTTTCTGATGAACAGCCCGCTGGTGCTCGAGCATGCCAACCGGGCGGCGCTGCGGCTGTTGAACTCGGCAGCGACGGACGAAGAGCGCGTGCAGCTCGCATACTCGCTGTTCTTTGGCCGCTCAGCCACGGCCGACGAACAACAGGAAGGGCTGGTATTTTTGGGCCAGACCTCGGCGGCGGGAGATGGACGACTCGCTCAACGGCAGGTTTGGGCGGAGTTCTGTCAGGCACTGTTTTGTTCGGCCGAGTTTCGATTCTTGAGGTAG
- a CDS encoding DUF1501 domain-containing protein, giving the protein MSTFENRFRLSRRDLLAQTTYGVGMIGLASVLAGHSEASVTPLAARPPHFPARAKRIIHLWMNGGPSQVDTFDPKPALQKYAGQRPESTIGLTTQNGTGGLMPSPFRFTRHGQSGLEISELFPHVARHADDLCVIRSMHTNTPVHEASNWLMFTGNVQPIRPAYGSWLLYGLGTENENLPGFIVLGEGQPVNGPSNWSSRFLPGIYQGCQVVLPSDYRPENALANLHNASLSLQGQRRELDFTQRLNDLHRERVGAENAFGARMDSMELAYRMQISAAEAFDIRGESQQIFDLYGLTGLNAGAPPNAKSDPRRTTFARNCLLARRLAERGVRVIQIYYGNQQPWDTHGNNSSAHQSLARNVDQPIAGLLTDLKQRGLLEDTLVVWGGEFGRTPTTQGSNGRDHNHYGFSMWLAGGGVRGGLAYGATDEFGFKAVEKRVHVHDLHATMLHLMGLDHEKLTYRYSSRDYRLTDVHGEVIRDILV; this is encoded by the coding sequence ATGTCGACGTTTGAAAATCGTTTCCGCCTTTCTCGCCGCGATTTGTTGGCCCAGACGACCTATGGAGTCGGCATGATTGGCCTTGCGTCGGTACTGGCCGGCCACTCGGAGGCCAGCGTGACCCCGTTGGCGGCTCGGCCGCCGCACTTCCCCGCGCGAGCCAAACGCATCATCCATCTCTGGATGAACGGCGGCCCATCGCAGGTCGACACGTTCGACCCCAAGCCGGCTCTCCAGAAATACGCCGGCCAGCGTCCCGAAAGCACCATCGGGCTCACCACGCAGAACGGGACGGGCGGACTGATGCCGTCGCCGTTTCGGTTCACCCGGCATGGACAATCGGGCCTGGAAATCAGCGAACTCTTTCCGCACGTCGCCCGCCATGCCGACGACCTGTGTGTAATCCGCTCGATGCACACGAACACGCCGGTTCACGAGGCATCCAATTGGTTGATGTTCACCGGTAACGTACAGCCGATTCGGCCTGCGTATGGTTCCTGGCTGCTGTATGGTCTGGGGACGGAAAACGAGAACCTTCCCGGCTTCATCGTTTTGGGCGAAGGTCAGCCGGTCAATGGGCCGTCCAACTGGAGCAGCCGATTTCTGCCGGGAATTTATCAAGGTTGCCAGGTCGTGCTTCCCAGCGATTATCGACCGGAAAATGCGCTCGCGAATCTGCACAACGCAAGCCTATCCCTGCAAGGGCAGCGTCGGGAACTCGACTTCACGCAACGGCTCAACGACCTACATCGCGAGCGAGTGGGCGCCGAGAACGCCTTTGGGGCACGCATGGATTCGATGGAATTGGCGTATCGCATGCAAATTTCGGCGGCCGAGGCGTTCGACATCCGCGGCGAATCCCAGCAGATTTTCGATCTCTACGGCTTGACGGGGCTCAACGCCGGCGCGCCCCCCAACGCTAAGAGCGACCCTCGCCGAACGACCTTTGCCCGCAACTGCCTGCTCGCACGTCGGCTTGCGGAGCGAGGTGTTCGCGTCATCCAGATCTACTACGGCAATCAGCAGCCCTGGGACACGCACGGCAACAACTCCTCGGCCCATCAAAGCCTTGCGCGGAACGTCGATCAACCCATCGCGGGGTTGCTCACGGATCTCAAGCAGCGCGGCTTGCTCGAGGACACGCTGGTTGTCTGGGGCGGCGAATTCGGCCGCACCCCGACGACGCAAGGAAGTAATGGCCGCGACCACAACCACTACGGTTTCTCGATGTGGCTGGCGGGTGGCGGGGTGCGTGGCGGTCTGGCCTACGGGGCCACCGATGAGTTCGGCTTTAAGGCGGTGGAGAAGCGAGTCCACGTTCACGATCTGCATGCAACCATGCTGCACCTCATGGGACTCGACCACGAAAAGCTCACCTACCGCTACAGCAGCCGCGACTATCGCCTGACCGACGTGCATGGCGAGGTGATCCGCGACATCCTCGTTTAA
- a CDS encoding PSD1 and planctomycete cytochrome C domain-containing protein — MTKTKKPGAKPFRTSDLRISRLLRLWDFVLRISVLVFTASVVSADEGTDFFEAKIRSVLVEHCYQCHSAKAANEGKLKGGLQLDTRAGIRTGGDSGPAVVPGKVKESVLISAIRHESFEMPPKGKLPEQVIADFVKWIEMGAADPRDGASVVQTAKIDWQKAREFWAFQPPKTHAPPRVKNAAWPRKEMDHFVLAELEKRGLTPVRAATKHEWIRRATFDLIGLPPTPEEVDAFEKDESPEALAKVVDRLLESPHYGERWGRYWLDLARYTDDLGGTVGPVLAPTAFRYRDWVVQAFNRDMPYDQFVRLQLAGNLIREPAKDFTERLGGLGFQGLGQRFSGNAVGMVKKKIADELDDRVDTVTRALLGLTVSCARCHDHKFDPIPTVDYYSLAAAYNGANLSAEIALASPAQVAAESQRKKEAAELQAKMNKLTADEGRRLGRQELARLDEYLLAAWKLHVRAERKQPADAEAVARESNLNSFFLVRWTKALANPKGIPLLEAWHAAALKASETAAMNDPVEPPQELRDASAKAKSRADDALRALSESEGAKSKLPPAAESFIKAHLSNDGAAFQLRGKDAIAYLSAADRLQYDEWDAKLQRLQASAPAAVARAPAVIGGGQPLQINVRGNADMLGPVATPGFLTILRRDSSASATSLSRLELADAIVDRNNPLTARVFVNRVWHYHFGRGIVGTTSNFGQLGDRPTHPELLDTLAVRFMENGWSTKWLHREIMLSATYGLSSVPEAKNLAKDADNHYLWRVSPRRLDFEAWRDSMLAVAGKLDPEIGGQPYRDPQGKVQLHPEDPENRRRTIYGFISRFKPNPTLTLFDFPEPNVTSDQRTVTTIPQQQLFAINSPFVLAMARSFAERLNASEQSEERRLLLAWQLAFGRLPTEREMVVAQEFLREAAASEEKLGPWERLCHSLLTTNEFTFVP; from the coding sequence ATGACCAAAACGAAGAAACCCGGCGCGAAACCGTTTCGAACATCCGACCTTCGGATTTCGCGTTTGTTACGGCTTTGGGATTTCGTGCTTCGGATTTCAGTCTTGGTTTTCACCGCATCGGTGGTCAGCGCCGACGAGGGAACCGACTTCTTCGAGGCGAAGATTCGCTCAGTGCTGGTCGAACACTGTTACCAATGCCACTCGGCCAAAGCGGCCAACGAAGGCAAGCTCAAGGGTGGACTGCAACTCGATACGCGCGCCGGAATCCGCACGGGCGGCGACAGTGGGCCGGCGGTTGTTCCTGGCAAGGTCAAGGAGAGCGTGCTGATTTCGGCGATCCGGCACGAGTCGTTTGAGATGCCCCCCAAGGGCAAATTGCCCGAGCAGGTGATCGCCGACTTTGTGAAGTGGATCGAGATGGGAGCGGCCGATCCGCGAGACGGTGCGTCGGTGGTTCAAACGGCGAAGATCGACTGGCAAAAGGCTCGCGAATTCTGGGCGTTTCAGCCGCCGAAGACCCACGCTCCTCCACGGGTCAAGAACGCCGCGTGGCCGCGGAAGGAGATGGATCACTTCGTTCTGGCGGAACTGGAGAAACGCGGACTGACGCCGGTTCGGGCCGCCACGAAGCATGAGTGGATTCGCCGGGCAACCTTTGACCTGATCGGTTTGCCGCCCACGCCCGAAGAAGTTGACGCGTTCGAAAAGGACGAATCTCCCGAAGCCCTCGCCAAGGTGGTAGATCGCTTGCTCGAATCGCCCCATTATGGAGAACGCTGGGGACGCTATTGGCTCGATCTCGCTCGCTACACGGACGATCTCGGCGGAACCGTGGGGCCCGTGCTTGCGCCGACGGCGTTTCGGTATCGCGATTGGGTCGTCCAAGCGTTCAACCGTGATATGCCGTACGATCAGTTCGTTCGCCTTCAACTGGCAGGCAATCTGATTCGGGAGCCTGCCAAGGATTTTACGGAACGGCTCGGCGGGCTCGGTTTTCAAGGTCTCGGCCAACGCTTCAGCGGCAATGCCGTCGGCATGGTCAAGAAAAAGATCGCCGACGAACTCGACGATCGCGTCGACACGGTCACGCGGGCCCTGCTCGGGCTAACGGTGTCGTGTGCCCGCTGTCACGACCACAAGTTCGATCCGATTCCGACCGTCGACTACTACTCGCTGGCGGCGGCTTACAACGGAGCCAATCTGAGCGCTGAAATTGCTCTGGCGTCTCCGGCCCAGGTGGCGGCTGAGTCGCAACGGAAAAAGGAGGCCGCCGAATTACAGGCAAAAATGAACAAGCTCACCGCCGACGAAGGTCGTCGACTAGGCCGACAGGAACTTGCCCGGCTGGATGAATACTTACTAGCGGCCTGGAAGTTGCACGTGCGTGCCGAGCGCAAACAGCCCGCCGACGCCGAGGCCGTTGCCCGCGAGTCGAACCTCAATTCCTTCTTCCTCGTTCGCTGGACCAAGGCGCTGGCGAATCCAAAGGGCATACCGTTGCTCGAAGCGTGGCACGCCGCCGCGCTGAAAGCAAGCGAGACGGCCGCGATGAACGACCCCGTGGAACCACCTCAGGAACTGCGCGACGCTTCGGCGAAAGCGAAATCTAGAGCTGACGACGCGCTGCGTGCCTTGTCCGAATCCGAGGGGGCCAAGTCGAAGCTGCCCCCCGCGGCCGAATCGTTCATTAAGGCGCATTTGTCGAACGACGGGGCCGCGTTTCAGCTTCGCGGCAAGGATGCGATCGCATATCTCTCGGCCGCCGACCGCCTCCAGTACGACGAGTGGGACGCGAAGTTGCAGCGGCTTCAGGCGTCAGCCCCCGCCGCAGTCGCGAGGGCGCCAGCGGTGATCGGGGGAGGGCAACCGTTGCAGATCAATGTTCGCGGAAATGCCGACATGCTCGGCCCGGTGGCGACTCCTGGATTCCTCACCATCTTGCGGCGCGATTCAAGCGCCTCCGCGACATCGTTGTCGCGACTCGAATTGGCCGACGCCATCGTGGATCGGAACAACCCGCTGACGGCCCGCGTCTTCGTCAATCGCGTCTGGCATTATCATTTTGGCCGGGGCATCGTGGGCACGACCAGCAACTTCGGTCAACTGGGGGATCGGCCCACGCACCCGGAATTGCTCGACACGCTCGCGGTTCGCTTCATGGAAAACGGCTGGTCCACCAAATGGCTCCATCGCGAGATCATGCTGTCGGCCACGTATGGGCTCAGCAGCGTCCCCGAGGCGAAGAATCTCGCCAAGGATGCCGACAACCATTACCTCTGGCGCGTGTCGCCGCGGCGGCTCGATTTCGAAGCCTGGCGCGACTCCATGCTGGCGGTCGCTGGAAAGCTCGATCCCGAAATTGGTGGACAGCCTTACCGCGATCCGCAAGGGAAAGTGCAGTTGCATCCCGAGGATCCCGAGAATCGGCGGCGGACGATCTATGGCTTCATCAGTCGCTTCAAGCCGAATCCGACATTGACGCTTTTCGATTTCCCCGAGCCGAACGTGACAAGCGATCAACGGACGGTAACGACGATCCCGCAACAGCAGTTGTTTGCCATCAATAGCCCGTTCGTTTTGGCGATGGCCCGATCGTTCGCGGAACGTCTCAACGCGTCGGAACAATCGGAGGAGCGTCGCTTGCTTTTGGCGTGGCAACTGGCGTTCGGGCGGCTGCCGACCGAGCGAGAGATGGTTGTAGCCCAAGAATTCTTGCGCGAAGCCGCTGCCTCGGAGGAAAAACTCGGGCCGTGGGAACGTCTCTGTCATTCGCTTCTGACGACGAACGAGTTCACGTTTGTGCCATGA